A genomic stretch from Anser cygnoides isolate HZ-2024a breed goose chromosome 30, Taihu_goose_T2T_genome, whole genome shotgun sequence includes:
- the LOC136787709 gene encoding olfactory receptor 14C36-like: MATKKMWVIRLSSDPVRYHMDKGLEPAGKDVQVWESLGQSSVETSKGSTEAESPNGTQVRTDHYVDNRPHAQSQQMANSSSVSEFLLLAFADTWELQLLHFGLFLGIYLAALLGNGLILTAVACNHRLHTSMYFFLLNLALLDLGSISTTLPKAMANALWDSRAISYQGCAAQVFFFLFFISAEYSVLTVMSYDRYIAICKPLHYGSLVGSRACAQMAAAAWGSGFLNAVLHTATTFSLPLCQGNAVDQFFCEIPQILKLSCSDAYLREVGALVFSVSLVFGCFVFIVVSYVQILRAVLRMPSNQGRHKAFSTCLPHLAVVSLFISTIMFAHLKLPSISTPSLDLVVAVLYVVVPPAVNPLIYSMRNQDLKDTLKKMILVVIFT; the protein is encoded by the exons atggccaccaagaagatgtgggttatcagactcagctcagatcctgtGAGATACCACATGGACAAGGGTCTAgagccagcagggaaagatgtgcaggtctgggagtccctaggacagTCTAGTGTGGAGACGAGCAAGGGTTCTACCGAGGCAGAAAGTCCCAACGGGACCcag GTGAGGACTGATCACTACGTTGACAACA GACCCCATGCCCAGAGCCAgcaaatggccaacagcagctctgtgagcgagtttctcctgctggcattcgcagacacgtgggagctgcagctcctgcacttcgggctcttcctgggcatctacctggctgccctcctgggcaacggcctcatcctcaccgccgtagcctgcaaccaccgcctccacacctccatgtacttcttcctcctcaacctcgccctccttgacctgggatccatctccaccactctccccaaagccatggccaatgccctctgggactccagggccatctcctatcaagggtgtgctgcacaggtctttttctttctcttcttcatatcagcagaatattcagttctcactgtcatgtcctacgaccgctacattgccatctgcaagcccctgcactacgggagcctcgtgggcagcagagcttgtgcccagatggcagcagctgcctggggcagtggctttctcaatgctgtcctgcacacggccactacattttccctgcccctctgccaaggcaatgctgtggaccagttcttctgtgaaatcccccagatcctcaagctctcctgctcagatgcctacctcagggaagttggggcacttgtgtttagtgtttctttagtctttggctgttttgttttcattgtggtgtcctatgtgcagatcctcagggctgtgctgaggatgccctctaatcagggccggcacaaagccttttccacgtgcctccctcacctggccgtggtctccctctttatCAGCACTATCATGTTTGCACACCTGAAGCTCCCCTCCATCtccaccccatccctggacctggtggtggcagttttatatgtggtagtacctccagcagtgaaccccctcatctacagcatgaggaaccaggacctcaaagacacactgaagaaaatgattctaGTGGTAATATTTACTTAG
- the LOC136787708 gene encoding olfactory receptor 14C36-like: MPNSSSVSEFLLLAFADTRELQLLHFGLFLGIYLAALLGNGLILTAVACDHRLHTPMDFFLLNLALLDLGCISTTLPKAMANALWDTRAISYQGCAAQVFLFLFLITAEFYVLTIMSYDRYVAICKPLHYGSLVGSRACAQMAAAAWGSGFLNAVLHTATTFSLPLCQGNAVDQFFCEIPQILKLSCSDAYIREVGALVCSVSSAFGCFVFIVFSYIQILRAVLKIPSEQGRHKAFSTCLPHLAVVSLFVSTAMVAYLKPPSISSPSRDLVVAVLYSVVPPAVNPLIYSLRSKELKHALWKLMSRCVLKAINFHSTSADD, encoded by the coding sequence atgcccaacagcagctctgtgagcgagttcctcctgctggcattcgcagacacacgggagctgcagctcctgcacttcgggctcttcctgggcatctacctggctgccctcctgggcaacggcctcatcctcaccgccgtagcctgcgaccaccgcctccacacccctatggacttcttcctcctcaacctcgccctcctcgacctgggctgcatctccaccactctccccaaagccatggccaatgccctctgggacaccagggccatctcctatcaagggtgtgctgcacaggtctttctatttctcttcttgattacagcagaattttatgttctcaccatcatgtcctacgaccgctacgttgccatctgcaagcccctgcactacgggagcctcgtgggcagcagagcttgtgcccagatggcagcagctgcctggggcagtggctttctcaatgctgtcctgcacacggccactacattttccctgcccctctgccaaggcaatgctgtggaccagttcttctgtgaaatcccccagatcctcaagctctcctgctcagatgcctacatCAGGGAAGTTGGAGCACTTGTGTGTAGTGTTTCTTCAgcttttggctgttttgttttcattgttttttcctatattCAGAtcctcagggctgtgctgaagatcccctctgagcagggccggcacaaagccttttccacgtgcctccctcacctggccgtggtctccctgtttgtcagcactgccatggttgcctacctgaagcccccctccatctcttccccatccagggacctggtggtggcagttctgtactcggtggtgcctccagcagtgaaccccctcatctacagcttGAGGAGCAAGGAGCTCAAGCATGCGCTGTGGAAATTGATGAGTAGATGTGTTTTGAAAGCAATAAATTTTCATTCTACATCTGCAGATGACTAA
- the LOC136787712 gene encoding olfactory receptor 14A16-like encodes MSNRSAISEFLLLAFADTRELQLLHFALFLGIYLAALLGNGLILTAIACDHRLHTPMYFFLLNLALLDLGCISTTLPKAMANALWDTRAISYQGCAVQVLFLVFLLGAEFSLLTVMSYDRYVAICKPLHYGSLVGSRACAQMAAAAWGSGFLNAVLHTATTFSLPLCQGNAVDQFFCEIPQILKLSCSDAYLREAGLTAITFCLGIGCFVFIVLSYVQIFRAVMRMPSEQGRHKAFSICLPHLAVVSLFISTGMFAYLKPPSISSPSLNMVLSFLYSVVPPAVNPLIYSIRNKELRNSVKTVLEYTILQYIYI; translated from the coding sequence ATGTCCAATAGAAGTGCCATcagtgagttcctcctgctggcatttgcagacacgcgggagctgcagctcctgcactttgcgctcttcctgggcatctacctggctgccctcctgggcaacggcctcatcctcaccgccatagcctgcgaccaccgcctccacacccccatgtacttcttcctcctcaacctcgccctcctcgacctgggctgcatctccaccactctccccaaagccatggccaatgccctctgggacaccagggccatctcctatcaaggatgtgctgtCCAAGTCCTCTTTTTAGTCTTCTTGCTTGGAGCAGAGTTTTCCCTTCTCACGgtcatgtcctatgaccgctacgttgccatctgcaagcccctgcactacgggagcctcgtgggcagcagagcttgtgcccagatggcagcagctgcctggggcagtggctttctcaatgctgtcctgcacacggccactacattttccctgcccctctgccaaggcaatgctgtggaccagttcttctgtgagatcccccagatcctcaagctctcctgctcagatgcatACCTCAGGGAAGCTGGGCTTACTGCAATCACCTTCTGTTTAGGTATTGGTTGCTTCGtcttcattgtgctgtcctatgtcCAGATTTTCAGGGCTGTGATGAGGATGCCgtctgagcagggccggcacaaagccttttccatttgcctccctcacctggcagTGGTGTCCCTGTTTATCAGTactggcatgtttgcctacctgaagcccccctccatctcctccccatccctgaacATGGtgttgtcatttctgtactcagtggtgcctccagcagtgaaccccctcatctacagcatcaGGAATAAGGAACTAAGGAATTCAGTGAAGACAGTTCTAGAATACACAATTCttcaatatatttacatataa